A portion of the Hoylesella buccalis ATCC 35310 genome contains these proteins:
- a CDS encoding CinA family protein, translating to MDFGSKVISREIQQMLYDTKKTLGTAESCTGGRIAEVIIAVPGASNYFKGGIIAYSNDVKEKLLGVDHEVIEAQTAVCEEVARQMAVGLCETLDCDYVISITGVAGPGGGTPEVPVGTIWIGYGAKDDIRTFQLTEDHGRDLNLNFATNKALRLFLEYLQENAPERQPANQVEK from the coding sequence ATGGACTTTGGAAGTAAAGTTATCAGTCGTGAGATACAACAGATGTTGTACGATACAAAGAAAACGCTTGGGACGGCAGAAAGCTGTACGGGCGGTCGCATTGCGGAAGTCATCATCGCCGTTCCGGGTGCTTCCAATTACTTTAAAGGCGGTATCATCGCTTATAGCAATGATGTGAAAGAGAAGTTGCTGGGTGTTGATCATGAGGTGATTGAAGCGCAAACAGCCGTCTGTGAAGAGGTGGCAAGGCAAATGGCCGTAGGGCTTTGTGAAACATTGGATTGCGACTATGTGATTTCTATCACTGGTGTCGCCGGACCAGGCGGAGGAACACCGGAGGTACCCGTTGGAACCATTTGGATAGGATATGGAGCGAAAGACGACATCAGGACCTTTCAGCTGACGGAAGACCATGGTAGAGATCTTAATCTGAACTTTGCAACTAACAAAGCACTGCGTCTTTTCTTAGAATATCTACAGGAAAACGCACCCGAACGCCAACCTGCCAATCAAGTGGAAAAGTAA
- the rpmB gene encoding 50S ribosomal protein L28, translating into MSKICQITGKKAQIGNNVSHSKHRTKRSFDVNLFSKKFYYVEEGCWISLKISAAGLRLINKVGLDAALKKAVSNGYCDWKDIKVVGE; encoded by the coding sequence ATGTCTAAGATTTGTCAAATCACAGGAAAGAAGGCACAGATTGGTAACAATGTGTCTCACTCAAAGCATCGTACAAAGCGCAGCTTTGACGTAAACCTATTCAGCAAAAAGTTCTATTATGTAGAAGAAGGTTGCTGGATTAGCCTTAAGATCAGTGCGGCTGGTCTTCGTCTCATTAATAAAGTCGGTCTTGACGCAGCGTTGAAGAAAGCCGTTTCTAATGGCTATTGCGATTGGAAAGACATTAAAGTAGTAGGAGAATAG
- the rpmG gene encoding 50S ribosomal protein L33, which translates to MPKKAKGNRVQVILECTEMKDSGQPGTSRYITTKNRKNSPERLELKKYNPILKKMTLHKEIK; encoded by the coding sequence ATGCCAAAGAAAGCAAAAGGTAATAGAGTACAGGTAATCTTGGAATGCACCGAGATGAAGGATAGTGGACAGCCAGGAACAAGTCGTTATATAACGACGAAGAATCGTAAGAATTCTCCTGAGCGTCTTGAGTTAAAGAAGTACAATCCTATTTTGAAGAAGATGACTCTTCATAAGGAAATTAAGTAA
- a CDS encoding DUF4295 domain-containing protein — protein sequence MAKKAVATLHEGKMDGRAYTKVIKMVKSPKTGAYVFDEQMVPNEAVKDFFKN from the coding sequence ATGGCAAAGAAAGCGGTCGCTACCCTCCATGAAGGTAAGATGGATGGTCGAGCATATACAAAGGTAATCAAAATGGTGAAGAGCCCAAAGACGGGTGCTTACGTTTTTGATGAACAAATGGTTCCAAACGAAGCAGTGAAAGACTTCTTCAAGAACTAA
- a CDS encoding peroxiredoxin family protein: protein MMKPSTLIAITLMSTFVLTGCQSKKKDKLPEAQQVAVQDNTIPDIKMNDINGNETSVKVEVAKNKITILDFWASWCGPCVQEAPSVVALYNDYHAKGLGIIGISLDKDEASWKQAVDKLDMKWIHLSDLQGWDNAAAQLFNVNSIPHTVVVDEQGTILVQGLRGDDLRQFIAEKLD, encoded by the coding sequence ATGATGAAGCCATCCACGCTTATTGCAATCACCTTGATGAGTACCTTTGTACTCACAGGGTGCCAATCAAAAAAGAAGGACAAACTGCCGGAAGCGCAGCAAGTAGCTGTTCAAGACAATACGATTCCTGACATCAAGATGAACGACATCAATGGAAACGAAACTTCCGTCAAAGTCGAAGTGGCCAAAAATAAGATTACCATTCTTGACTTTTGGGCCAGTTGGTGTGGCCCCTGCGTCCAAGAAGCACCAAGTGTGGTGGCACTCTACAACGACTATCATGCTAAAGGATTGGGCATCATTGGCATCTCTCTCGATAAGGACGAGGCTTCGTGGAAACAAGCTGTAGACAAACTGGACATGAAGTGGATACACCTTTCGGACCTTCAAGGATGGGATAATGCTGCCGCCCAACTATTTAATGTCAACTCCATACCACATACGGTTGTGGTTGACGAGCAAGGTACCATTCTCGTTCAGGGACTCAGAGGTGATGACCTGCGCCAATTTATTGCAGAAAAGTTGGACTAA
- a CDS encoding ribose-phosphate pyrophosphokinase: MSDKDSFLIFSGTKSRYLAEKICASLNCPLGKLVMTKFSDGEFAVSYEQSIRGQNVFLVQSTFPNSDNLMELLLMIDAAKRASARHIIAVIPYFGWARQDRKDKPRVSIGAKLVADLLSCAGIDRLITMDLHADQIQGFFNVPVDHLYASGVMLPYLQSLKLDQLVIASPDVGGSKRANTYAKYLGCPLVLCNKTRARANEVESMQIIGDVKGKNVVLIDDMIDTAGTITVAADVMKNAGAISVRALASHAVMSGPATERVQASSIEEIVFTDSIPYTQRCSKIKQLSVADMFAETIRRVINNESISSQYLI, translated from the coding sequence ATGAGTGACAAAGACTCTTTTTTAATCTTCTCAGGTACAAAATCGAGATACCTTGCAGAGAAGATTTGCGCAAGTTTGAATTGCCCATTGGGAAAGTTGGTCATGACGAAATTTTCTGATGGTGAATTTGCAGTATCCTACGAACAATCCATTCGTGGACAGAATGTTTTTCTCGTTCAAAGTACATTCCCCAACTCTGATAACCTGATGGAGCTTTTGCTGATGATTGACGCTGCAAAACGTGCGTCGGCAAGACACATCATTGCTGTGATTCCTTATTTCGGATGGGCAAGACAAGATCGCAAAGACAAACCAAGAGTGAGCATTGGCGCCAAACTTGTTGCCGACTTGTTAAGTTGCGCCGGCATTGATCGCCTCATTACAATGGATCTCCACGCCGATCAAATTCAAGGATTTTTCAACGTTCCTGTGGATCATCTGTATGCATCTGGCGTTATGCTCCCCTATCTGCAGAGTCTGAAGTTAGATCAGCTGGTTATTGCTTCTCCAGACGTTGGTGGTTCCAAACGTGCCAATACGTATGCAAAATATTTGGGATGCCCGCTCGTTTTGTGCAATAAAACCCGCGCTCGCGCCAATGAAGTGGAAAGCATGCAAATCATTGGCGATGTGAAAGGTAAGAATGTTGTCTTGATTGATGACATGATAGACACCGCAGGCACCATCACTGTGGCAGCCGATGTCATGAAGAATGCCGGCGCCATCAGCGTGAGAGCACTGGCATCACACGCTGTCATGAGCGGTCCGGCTACAGAAAGAGTGCAAGCTTCATCCATTGAAGAGATTGTCTTTACGGACTCCATTCCATACACTCAAAGATGTTCCAAGATCAAACAACTATCTGTTGCAGACATGTTTGCAGAGACCATCCGCCGTGTAATCAACAATGAGAGTATCTCATCACAATATTTAATTTAA
- a CDS encoding thiamine phosphate synthase yields the protein MKLVIMTKSTFFVEEDKILTALFDEGMDNLHLHKPGSSPLYSERLLSLLPEKYHKRITVHEHYYLKNEYNLSGIHLDQLTDQPPAGYRGRITRNCSDLSLLKETKKKADDTFLTYIFDSIEEENHKANFNMQQIEEAAKRGLIDRHVFAAGGMNIDNVKLAKDYGFGGVVIRGDLWSRFDIHNETDFKDLMAHFEKLRKVVG from the coding sequence ATGAAGCTCGTAATCATGACTAAATCCACATTTTTTGTGGAAGAAGACAAAATACTTACTGCCCTTTTTGATGAAGGAATGGACAACTTGCATTTACACAAGCCTGGTTCGTCACCCCTTTATTCAGAGCGTTTACTGTCACTGCTACCCGAAAAGTACCACAAGAGAATTACGGTTCACGAGCACTATTATCTGAAGAACGAATACAACTTATCAGGAATTCATCTGGACCAATTAACCGATCAGCCGCCCGCAGGCTATCGGGGACGGATTACTCGCAATTGCTCAGATTTGAGTTTGCTGAAGGAAACGAAGAAAAAAGCCGATGATACCTTTTTGACATACATCTTCGACAGCATTGAGGAAGAAAATCATAAAGCCAACTTCAACATGCAGCAAATTGAAGAGGCTGCCAAAAGGGGTCTCATAGACCGACACGTATTTGCCGCGGGAGGCATGAATATAGATAATGTGAAACTTGCCAAGGATTATGGCTTTGGCGGAGTGGTGATAAGAGGCGACTTGTGGAGTAGGTTTGACATCCACAATGAGACGGATTTCAAAGATTTGATGGCACACTTTGAAAAGCTACGAAAGGTTGTCGGATAG
- a CDS encoding IS4 family transposase, giving the protein MNKGRYVFSQLCDFLPTDHFKWLIKKYEGNKYVKSFTCWNHLMVLLFGQLSNREGLRDLIVTITPFKSAFHHLGFGKNVSRSNLSKANEIREVKIFQEFADKMVSIAREKRGVVKDFFISNNVYAFDSSTISLCLSVYWWTKLHHGKGGVKLHELYDVKTDIPTFSVITDASVHDSQVMELIPYEKESFYIFDRAYMATRKLYIIEGAEAYFVVREKHKMPFEVIEDKEYNNPSSGIMADQIIRFKGYKTKKQYPNKLRRVVFYDYDGNRTFVFYTNNFEITAEQVAMLYKYRWRVELFFKWLKQHLRIKEFYGTSENAVKIQIYAAIIAYCLVVIVQECMGLKLQTYDVLRILSTALLTKMPLCDLLIEQKEEEFTEGKNLQLCLNFDG; this is encoded by the coding sequence ATGAACAAAGGTCGATACGTATTTTCACAGCTGTGCGACTTTCTGCCGACAGACCATTTCAAATGGTTGATAAAAAAGTATGAAGGTAATAAATATGTGAAGAGTTTCACTTGTTGGAATCATCTGATGGTTCTTCTATTTGGTCAGTTGTCTAATCGTGAGGGATTACGAGACCTTATTGTAACCATCACTCCGTTCAAGTCAGCGTTCCACCATCTTGGTTTTGGAAAGAATGTCAGTAGAAGCAATTTGAGCAAGGCCAATGAAATACGCGAAGTCAAGATATTCCAAGAGTTTGCAGACAAGATGGTTTCCATAGCAAGAGAGAAACGAGGAGTCGTCAAGGACTTCTTCATATCGAACAATGTCTATGCGTTTGACTCCTCAACAATATCATTGTGCCTTTCTGTATACTGGTGGACTAAACTGCATCATGGGAAAGGAGGAGTGAAATTGCATGAACTGTATGACGTGAAGACAGACATTCCGACATTTTCTGTCATTACAGACGCTTCAGTTCACGATTCTCAAGTGATGGAGCTAATTCCCTATGAGAAAGAGAGTTTCTATATATTTGACAGAGCGTATATGGCAACTAGGAAACTTTATATAATAGAAGGAGCAGAAGCTTACTTTGTCGTGAGAGAGAAGCATAAAATGCCGTTTGAGGTCATAGAGGATAAAGAATACAACAACCCTTCATCTGGAATTATGGCTGACCAAATTATACGTTTCAAGGGATACAAGACTAAGAAGCAATATCCAAATAAACTTCGACGAGTGGTATTCTATGACTATGATGGTAATAGGACATTTGTATTTTACACGAACAATTTTGAAATTACAGCGGAACAGGTTGCTATGCTTTACAAATACAGATGGAGAGTAGAACTGTTCTTCAAATGGCTGAAGCAACATCTGCGCATCAAAGAGTTTTATGGAACCTCGGAGAATGCTGTAAAAATACAAATCTATGCAGCTATCATTGCATATTGTCTTGTCGTTATCGTACAAGAATGTATGGGGCTAAAGCTTCAAACCTATGATGTTCTAAGAATTTTAAGCACGGCATTGTTGACAAAAATGCCATTGTGTGACTTGCTCATTGAACAGAAAGAGGAAGAATTTACTGAAGGAAAAAACCTGCAGCTCTGCCTCAATTTTGATGGGTAA
- a CDS encoding single-stranded DNA-binding protein — translation MNKVMLIGNVGKDPEVRYFEADQAVAQLTLATTERGYTLQNGTRVPDHTDWHNIVFYRGLAKVVEKYVHKGDKLYVEGRLRYRTYDDQRGIKRYVTEVLADNMELLSPKRGASSEAEDKTEKSGSSETTTPTNDTTKLPF, via the coding sequence ATGAATAAAGTAATGCTCATCGGTAATGTTGGTAAAGACCCAGAAGTAAGATATTTTGAGGCCGATCAAGCGGTTGCGCAGTTAACGCTGGCAACAACTGAGCGTGGCTATACGTTGCAAAATGGAACTCGGGTTCCAGATCACACTGATTGGCATAACATCGTTTTCTATCGAGGTTTGGCCAAGGTTGTCGAGAAATATGTACATAAGGGTGACAAACTGTACGTTGAAGGGCGTCTGAGATATAGGACATACGATGACCAACGTGGTATCAAACGATATGTCACAGAGGTACTGGCTGATAACATGGAACTCCTTTCCCCTAAGCGTGGCGCCTCGTCAGAAGCGGAAGATAAAACAGAGAAGAGTGGTTCTTCTGAGACGACCACTCCGACAAATGATACAACTAAACTACCCTTTTGA
- the gldE gene encoding gliding motility-associated protein GldE, protein MDISSISSSLSDVTFQYPTVGVIFAAVLAALLLLASGFASGSEIAFFSLSPTDLAALDGERSVRDRKIQMLRDDSQRTLATILITNNFVNVTIIMLCNYVFGSLFHFGPKAYWLQFLTITVLLTFLLLLFGEIMPKVYSRQNPLKFCRNSVNGILFFRKMFWPIENILLRSGVIAERVIQKQNHVLSVDDLEQALELTDKEDIKDEQSMLQGIIRFGDETAKEVMTPRKDIVDIDIHSNFNEVMQCIIENNYSRIPVYQDNDDNIRGVLYIKDLLPHLNKPAAFRWQSLIRPAYFVPGTKKIDDLMTEFQENKVHIAIVVDEFGGTCGLITLEDILEEIVGEINDEYDEEERTFSKLNENTYLFEGKTPLSDFFKILDIHDDEFSDVQGDADSLAGLLLEMKGDFLHLHEKISYKNYTFEIVGIEERRISQVKLVVHPIATDENEVNE, encoded by the coding sequence TTGGATATCTCCTCTATTAGCTCTTCTTTATCAGATGTCACCTTCCAGTATCCAACAGTAGGCGTCATCTTTGCAGCCGTTCTGGCGGCTCTTTTGTTGCTGGCCTCCGGCTTCGCAAGCGGTTCTGAAATAGCTTTTTTCAGTCTTTCTCCTACCGATCTCGCTGCATTAGACGGTGAAAGAAGCGTCCGTGACCGCAAGATTCAAATGCTACGTGATGACAGTCAACGTACGCTGGCTACCATTCTGATTACCAACAACTTTGTCAACGTCACCATCATCATGCTGTGCAACTATGTGTTTGGTTCGCTATTTCATTTTGGACCAAAGGCTTATTGGTTGCAATTTCTCACCATTACAGTGTTGTTGACGTTCTTGTTATTGCTGTTTGGTGAAATCATGCCCAAGGTTTATAGTCGTCAAAACCCCTTGAAGTTTTGCAGAAACAGTGTCAATGGCATCTTGTTCTTCCGAAAAATGTTTTGGCCTATCGAGAATATCTTGCTGCGAAGCGGGGTGATAGCCGAACGGGTCATACAAAAACAAAACCATGTTCTCAGCGTTGATGATTTGGAACAGGCATTGGAATTGACAGACAAGGAAGACATTAAAGACGAACAGAGCATGCTGCAAGGCATTATTCGTTTTGGGGATGAGACGGCAAAAGAGGTGATGACGCCACGAAAAGACATAGTTGACATAGACATTCATTCTAATTTTAATGAAGTCATGCAGTGCATCATCGAAAACAACTATAGCCGCATTCCGGTGTATCAGGACAATGATGACAATATTCGCGGCGTTTTGTACATCAAAGATTTGCTCCCTCATCTCAATAAGCCTGCCGCTTTTCGTTGGCAGAGTCTTATCAGACCAGCCTACTTCGTACCAGGCACGAAGAAGATTGATGACTTGATGACTGAGTTTCAGGAGAATAAGGTGCACATTGCCATCGTTGTTGACGAGTTTGGAGGAACATGTGGATTGATTACCTTGGAAGACATTCTGGAAGAAATTGTCGGAGAAATCAATGATGAATATGATGAGGAAGAACGTACATTTTCTAAATTAAACGAAAATACGTACCTGTTTGAAGGCAAGACCCCATTGTCCGATTTCTTCAAAATCTTAGACATCCATGATGATGAGTTCAGTGATGTGCAGGGTGATGCCGACTCTTTAGCCGGATTGCTGTTAGAGATGAAGGGCGATTTTCTTCATCTTCACGAGAAGATCAGCTATAAGAACTATACTTTTGAAATTGTGGGAATAGAGGAGAGGCGTATCAGTCAGGTGAAATTGGTGGTCCATCCCATTGCTACGGATGAGAACGAAGTAAACGAATAG
- a CDS encoding 4'-phosphopantetheinyl transferase superfamily protein, with product MPVLSISQLTKDVKLGLWKIDESIDEFLSAYPHLEQVVSGYHHFERKRQKMAVYALLYAMNGNQHVVINHDSHGKPLLKDFFISISDTAGYVAIILSKTKEVAVDIEYYSNRVDRIAKRFLREDEVAGTTESRLIHWSAKETVFKYFSAHRLQYADMRLHPFQVASEGCVNVDNLKANQTVPVYYRLNDRYVLTYTY from the coding sequence ATGCCCGTCCTCAGTATTAGCCAGTTGACAAAGGATGTGAAACTTGGACTGTGGAAGATTGATGAGTCCATAGATGAGTTTCTGTCTGCCTATCCACACCTTGAACAAGTTGTTTCCGGTTATCATCATTTTGAGCGCAAGCGCCAAAAAATGGCGGTCTACGCATTGTTATATGCCATGAATGGCAACCAGCATGTCGTCATCAATCATGATTCGCATGGCAAACCTTTACTGAAAGATTTTTTTATTAGTATCAGTGATACAGCGGGATATGTAGCCATCATCTTGAGCAAAACGAAAGAGGTGGCCGTTGATATCGAATATTACAGCAACCGGGTGGACCGCATAGCCAAGCGGTTTCTTCGTGAAGATGAAGTGGCTGGCACTACAGAGAGCCGGCTCATCCATTGGAGCGCCAAGGAAACGGTGTTCAAATACTTCTCTGCACACCGGTTACAATATGCGGACATGCGACTGCATCCATTCCAAGTGGCCAGCGAAGGGTGTGTCAACGTCGACAATTTGAAGGCCAACCAGACAGTTCCCGTTTATTATCGTCTCAACGATAGGTATGTTTTAACCTACACCTACTAA
- a CDS encoding phosphoglycerate kinase, giving the protein MKIDQFNFAGKKAIVRVDFNVPLDENGKVTDDTRIRGALPTLKKILADGGAVIMMSHMGKPKGKVKAELSLEQIVKNVSDALGVNVKFAKDCAHAEKEAADLKMGEALLLENLRFYAEEEGKPVGVEKGTPEYDEAKKAMKTSQADFAKKLASYADVYVNDAFGTAHRKHASTAVIADYFDADSKMLGYLMEKEVTAIDNVLKNAQHPFTAIIGGSKVSSKLGVIKNLLDKVDNLIIGGGMGYTFIKAQGGKIGKSLHEDDLMPEALNVMKAAKEKGVNLSLSVATVCGKEFSNDTERKVFPINEIPDEWEGMDASEESLENWKKIILDSKTILWNGPVGVFELENFAHGTGEIAKYVAQATQENGAFSLVGGGDSVAAVNKFGLADKVSYVSTGGGAMLEAIEGKTLPGVAAIKG; this is encoded by the coding sequence ATGAAAATTGATCAATTCAATTTTGCTGGAAAGAAAGCAATTGTACGCGTAGACTTCAATGTTCCATTGGATGAAAATGGAAAGGTAACCGACGACACCCGCATTCGTGGTGCTCTGCCTACGCTGAAGAAAATTCTTGCAGACGGCGGTGCTGTCATCATGATGAGCCACATGGGCAAGCCCAAAGGCAAAGTGAAGGCTGAATTATCACTCGAACAAATCGTTAAGAACGTTTCAGATGCTTTAGGCGTTAACGTGAAATTTGCGAAAGACTGCGCCCATGCTGAGAAAGAGGCAGCTGACTTGAAGATGGGTGAAGCACTGTTGCTGGAAAATCTTCGCTTCTATGCTGAAGAAGAAGGCAAGCCTGTAGGCGTAGAAAAAGGCACACCAGAATATGACGAGGCAAAGAAGGCCATGAAGACCAGCCAGGCAGACTTTGCCAAGAAACTGGCTTCGTATGCAGACGTATATGTAAACGATGCCTTTGGTACCGCTCACCGCAAGCACGCTTCAACAGCTGTGATCGCCGACTATTTTGACGCCGATAGCAAGATGTTAGGCTACCTGATGGAGAAAGAGGTTACTGCCATTGACAACGTGTTGAAGAACGCACAACATCCTTTCACGGCCATCATCGGTGGCAGCAAGGTAAGCTCTAAGCTGGGTGTTATCAAGAACTTGCTTGACAAGGTAGACAACTTGATTATCGGCGGCGGCATGGGTTACACCTTCATCAAAGCACAAGGTGGCAAGATTGGTAAGTCGTTGCACGAAGATGATTTGATGCCAGAGGCTCTTAATGTGATGAAAGCCGCCAAAGAAAAGGGCGTGAACCTGTCATTGTCGGTAGCAACCGTTTGCGGAAAGGAATTCTCCAACGACACCGAACGCAAAGTGTTCCCCATCAATGAAATTCCAGACGAATGGGAAGGCATGGACGCATCGGAAGAGAGTTTGGAGAACTGGAAGAAGATTATTCTCGATTCTAAGACTATCTTGTGGAACGGTCCTGTTGGTGTGTTCGAGTTGGAAAACTTCGCACACGGTACTGGTGAAATTGCCAAATACGTAGCTCAAGCCACGCAAGAGAATGGTGCATTCTCTCTGGTTGGCGGTGGCGACTCAGTGGCAGCTGTCAACAAGTTTGGCTTGGCCGACAAGGTTTCTTACGTTTCTACTGGTGGTGGCGCAATGCTTGAGGCCATTGAGGGAAAAACTCTTCCCGGTGTAGCTGCCATTAAAGGCTGA
- a CDS encoding N-acetylmuramoyl-L-alanine amidase-like domain-containing protein has protein sequence MRLLFLLLSTFCLQVFGQTLQYEKADSVKVEQLLASARQQDKGTNMVIFFARQLIGTPYIAKTLENNDRENLVINLRELDCTTYVENVLALFLCHKNHQKRFQDFCQFLRLVRYRNGKVAYPNRLHYFSSWIEDNVRMGYIQHVEELDPPFSATQVLDLHYMTTHPQYYPMMKGKPEVIAAIREMEIELSGNEYLYIPKDSIRNTPLLRRCIKDGDILAMLTSRKGLDTSHVGIAIWHEDGLHLLNASSIHGKVVEESMTLNKYMSRQRSQIGIRAVRCAGL, from the coding sequence ATGCGACTGCTATTTTTACTATTATCCACCTTCTGCCTACAGGTCTTCGGGCAAACCCTGCAATATGAAAAAGCTGACAGTGTCAAGGTTGAACAACTTCTCGCTTCTGCCCGTCAGCAAGACAAAGGCACAAACATGGTGATATTTTTTGCTCGTCAGTTGATTGGAACGCCCTATATCGCCAAGACCTTGGAAAACAACGACCGGGAGAACCTGGTTATCAACTTGCGCGAACTTGACTGTACAACGTATGTGGAAAATGTTTTGGCACTTTTCTTATGCCACAAGAACCATCAAAAGCGTTTTCAAGACTTTTGTCAATTTCTGCGACTCGTCAGATATCGCAATGGAAAAGTAGCTTATCCCAACCGTCTTCACTACTTCTCATCCTGGATAGAAGACAACGTGCGCATGGGCTACATCCAGCATGTTGAAGAGCTTGACCCGCCTTTCTCGGCTACACAGGTGCTTGACCTGCACTACATGACAACCCATCCGCAATATTATCCGATGATGAAGGGCAAGCCGGAGGTCATCGCAGCCATTCGAGAAATGGAGATTGAGCTAAGTGGCAACGAATATCTGTACATTCCCAAGGACAGCATTCGCAATACGCCCCTCCTCAGGCGGTGCATCAAAGACGGTGACATCCTGGCCATGCTCACCAGCCGAAAAGGGCTGGATACCAGTCACGTCGGCATAGCCATCTGGCACGAAGATGGCCTACATCTGCTCAATGCCTCCTCCATTCACGGAAAAGTGGTGGAAGAATCGATGACGCTCAACAAGTACATGAGTAGACAACGCTCACAAATTGGCATCAGGGCGGTCAGGTGTGCCGGACTGTAA
- a CDS encoding DUF4421 domain-containing protein: MLHYKRYTLLLLVVFSTHMLADTIPERKGFFKKLTQGAVRFVESFSEVDTNYVEPQHYYYTVMLQNTNTYEGYRLRNQQGQTVTLAPQPSIKIGPFVGYRWFFLGYTFDLKHYDKNKDRQEIDLSLYSSRLTIDLFYRKTGNLYSIRSLYIDDKIDTKPLEKQPFSGFKSSIKGFNLYYIFNHRKFSYPAAFSQSTVQRRSYGSPMVGIGYTKHKMSIDLSELNHLVRSVLKPGEEGKTKEDTRLTFGNYHYSDISVSGGYAYNWVFAHNWLFASSLCLGLAYKHSVGDVLKEQTTTHDYNLKKFNVDAVGRVGVVWNNTRYYVGTSTIFHVYNYQKGQFSTSTIFGNFNIYVGFNFGKIKQK; the protein is encoded by the coding sequence ATGCTACACTACAAACGATACACACTACTGTTGTTGGTCGTATTTTCGACCCACATGCTGGCTGATACCATCCCTGAGAGAAAAGGTTTCTTCAAGAAACTAACCCAGGGGGCGGTCAGGTTCGTAGAGAGTTTCTCGGAAGTAGACACCAATTATGTCGAACCACAGCATTACTACTACACCGTGATGCTGCAAAACACCAACACCTATGAAGGCTATCGTTTGCGCAACCAACAAGGACAAACTGTCACCTTGGCTCCCCAACCCAGCATCAAGATAGGCCCTTTCGTAGGCTACAGGTGGTTTTTTCTGGGCTATACCTTCGATCTCAAACACTACGACAAGAATAAGGATCGCCAAGAAATAGACCTGAGCCTCTATTCTTCGCGCCTCACCATAGATTTGTTTTATCGTAAAACGGGCAACTTATATAGTATCAGAAGCCTGTATATTGATGATAAAATCGACACCAAACCTCTTGAGAAGCAACCGTTCAGTGGCTTCAAGTCGAGCATCAAGGGCTTCAATCTCTACTACATTTTCAATCACCGAAAATTCTCTTACCCAGCTGCTTTCAGCCAATCCACGGTACAACGAAGAAGTTATGGGTCGCCTATGGTGGGCATTGGCTATACCAAGCACAAGATGAGCATCGACCTGTCTGAACTTAATCATCTGGTCAGATCGGTGTTAAAACCAGGGGAAGAGGGAAAAACGAAAGAAGACACACGTCTGACATTTGGTAATTATCACTACTCCGACATTTCAGTTTCTGGCGGATATGCTTACAACTGGGTGTTTGCCCACAACTGGCTGTTCGCCTCTTCCCTATGCCTGGGACTGGCGTACAAGCACAGCGTGGGTGACGTTTTGAAAGAACAAACGACCACCCATGATTACAATCTGAAAAAATTCAACGTCGATGCAGTAGGCCGGGTTGGCGTTGTGTGGAACAATACGCGCTATTATGTAGGCACAAGTACCATATTCCACGTATACAACTATCAGAAAGGTCAGTTTTCAACAAGTACCATTTTCGGTAACTTCAACATCTATGTAGGATTTAATTTTGGAAAAATAAAACAAAAATAA